ATGACTATAATGCTTATCGGTAATAAGTGTGATTTGGCTCACAGAAGGGCTGTGAGCACAGAGGAAGGGGAGCAGTTTGCAAAGGAGCATGGATTGATTTTCATGGAGGCCTCTGCTAAAACTGCCCAGAATGTTGAGGAGGTGAGAATATTGTGCTTATTCTTTGTAACAAAAACCTCAACATATACAATATATGAGAATTGAGGTTTGGTTTGTTGCCTGTACCTTTCTTCTTCCTTAAAAGTATATGAACCTTGTACAGGCATTTATAAAAACAGCTGCTACAATTTACAAGAAGATTCAGGATGGAGTTTTTGATGTATCCAATGAGGTTAGCTCTTGTCCCTCTCAAAAAATGATGTCATTGTCTACTACTCTGCTTAGCACCTGAATGACACAGTACAAAGAAATATGTTTGGTTTAATTTTAGAACGCTGATAGTTATTGATGGTGCGCTGATGCTCTTGTCTTGGCCTTATTTGCAGTCTTATGGAATAAAGGTTGGATATGGTGGAATCCCAGGACCATCAGGAGGCAGAGATGGCTCTTCTTCTCAGGGTGGGGGCTGTTGCAGTTGAAGTTTGAGATCTCAATAGCTACACCAAAAGCAATATGTCTTACCTTTCTCGTGCCTTCTCATTGTTCCCCTCTTCTTTCAGACTTGTTTTATAATACGAGTACAGGATATATAATCCTTTCTGACGTCCGTATCTGAATGTAAATTTAACGGCTGTTTCATTCATCAATAGATGTGTTGAAAAGGATTGCAAAGTtagttatgaaaaatgaaaggaatgcATGCGCTTTCTTGTTTTATGAAGATGTGTATGCTAGGTGCTTTTTACACATCATGATTTGTATCAATACCTGCTCAAAGGAATAAGTTATAACATTAGCACAGCCCAATGCATTTTGCCTCTCTTTCCCTAAGCAAATAAAGGAAGGAGAGAGACCTAGATATGGATCCATCACACAGGAGGAAAGGAATGCCAGAGATTTGCTGGCACTTTCTTGGGAGAAGGTGGAAACTTGGTTTAACTCCAATTCTAATATAAACATGTAATGAGTTATATATTGAATACATTCCAAAGGTTATATGCGCCGGCGGGACTCCGGGATTTACAGGAGCAGCAGGGAGATGATAGAGAAAATGGGAAGGAAAGTGATGTACGGATGGGATGATGCTTTGCTTCGTAGCGATTTCCACTTCAGTATCTTCTTCAAAGCCATCATTTTAGGGCATATAATacatcaataaacaaaaaataaacaaaattaaattgttaataGTTTTGATGTCTCCACTTTAAGGTGTACCGATTGACCAATGCCAAGTCccagcacactctctctctcctctctctctctctcgaaaaaaaaaaaaaactgtatagCATTTCCCATATGAAATAATAATTTCGATCAAAAAGTCCGTCTGTCGTCGATTTTTTGTcctcttcatatatattttctttcccaaagtcttttaatttaaattatcttaGATGCATCggaaaagaagataaagaagaagtagaagaagaatcaAATCGCTCTCGGCATCCATATTTTCTAGAGATCTTGATCGGTGGATCATGGCTTCCTCTCCTGGAAACCCTAATCTTCTTCAGAACCAAATCCAACAGATTGATGTTCAGAAGCTCTTCAATCCCTCGCCCAATCCTCCTTCTCCGTTTCCTTCTCCTTCTGGCAATCTGAATTCCTCCCCATCTTTTCCTGCTCCTAGTCCGATTTCGTCTGCTCCTTATCCCATGCCGTCGTCTTCTTATCCTCCACCTACTGGCCCTTCCTACCCTTTTCACCCTCACTTCCTTCCTTATCCACCATCCCCACTTGACCATTTCCAGCAGCACCATCAAAATCAGCACCAGAACCAGCTTCTTCCCAGTAGTGCTCGTTTGATGGCGCTCTTGACGACCCAAAAccctccctccccctcaaaTTCCAATACTACTCTTGATTTCCCTCAGCTCTCTATGCCCTTttcttctccatctccatcttcgCCTTCACCCTTGCCTTCACCCTCTTCCGCCGCTTCCAACACCCCTTCCTCAGCACCACCTCCCACCAGGATGCTCAGCACCAAACTTCCCAAGGGACGCCATTTAATCGGTGACCGCGTTGTTTACGACATCGATGTCCGCTTGCAAGGCGAAGTGCAGCCCCAGCTTGAAGTCGCTCCCATCACCAAGTACGGCTCCGATCCCGGCCTCGTTCTCGGCCGTCAGATTGCCGTTAATAGATCTTACATATGCTATGGCCTCAAGCTCGGTAATATTCGTGTCCTTAACATAAATACTGCGTTAAGATCTTTGCTTCGAGGTCACACCCAGGTTCGTGTTTCTTCCGCTACCCACTTCTATACTTGTGTTTCTTCGTCTTACATACATGAGATgggatttcttcttctttctttcttttaaaccAGAGTAGAGTGGAGTAGAGTAATTGGGGTCTACTACTGTCACTTTTTATTAGGAGTCATTCGCGCTACTTCAATTTTCATTATTTGCTTTAATGCTATTGCAAgttataattttcttgagttCGCGGTGTAAGAACTGCCGGGCTTTGGCAAGATACGGAACATCTCAAACTTTTTGAAGAAATGctgcacttttttttaatcaaattgtAACTATACATCACAAGTAAACGAATTGAGTGACATTTCCTTTCAGATGCTTTCATCACTCTCTTTTGCAACTCACCTTATGTTAGGTACTCATTTCTGTGATCAAATGTCGAATATGGGtgaaaatttgattttcaatttcaaatcgtAGTGTTACTTTATTTTTGGTTTACCTGTTTGTATGTGTCTACCAGGCTTTTATTTTACTCTAATTGCAGAAATTTTGGATCTTagtttaattatatatcattccttcttttaactcatttttGTTCAATCTTGCCAAATATGGATCATGCTCGTCTGCAATACCCTGTGTGCGTACTCAAGATTACTctgttttatattattaatatttgtatgtATCATGCAGAGAGTAACTGATATGGCTTTCTTTGCCGAGGATGTTCACCTCTTAGCTAGGTAGATCTTTATGCCGATTGTTTATATATCTGTTTCATTTAGTCTTTTTGCTAGAAAGATCTGATTTCCATTTTCTGCAGTGCTGGTGTTGATGGACGAGTTTTCATATGGAATATCCATGAGGGCACAGATGAGGAAGACAAACCTCAAATTACTGGCAAAATTGTTATTGCTATCCAAATAGAAATAGATGAGGAATCAGTTCACCCGCGAGTGTGTTGGCATCCTCACAAacaagtaataatttttttatcatttatgttatCAAATAAGTTATCTTCTAATATGCttcttattttttgtacatTATGCACTTTTGGCTTATTTTCCTTGTCTGTTAGTTTTATGTCTCTATAGTTTACCAAGAAGAATTGCTTCACAGGAAATTTTGATAGTTGCTATTGGAAATCGTATCCTCAAAATTGACACCATAAAAGTTGGAAGGGGCAAGGTATTTTCAGCAGAGGAACCTCTTAAATGTCCAATTGATGAACTGATTGATGGGATCCAATTTGTTGGTAAACATGATCGTCAAGTTACTGAATTGTCAATGTGCCAGTGGATGAGCAGCCGCTTAGCTTCAGCATCGATGGATGGGATGGTGTGTGTTCTTTTCCCAATTGACTTTGTGGTCTTCTGGTTTTACCTTTCCTCTTATTCCGGTGCTtttggtagatatatatacaccacCAAGCtctgtttattattgtttattgttGTTTAGTTCTCTTTGACTTATCTTCTGCCACAGGTGAAGGTTTGGGAAGACCGTAAGGCACTACCACTTGCAGTATTCAAACCACATGATGGCAATCCTGTTAATTCTGTGACATTCTTGACTGCTCCTCACCGTCCCGATCACATTGTTCTTATTACAGCGGTATATGCTCCTAATCTTTCTCATTATGTCAAGCACGGTGATTGTCATGCTAGACTTAGGGTGTTTTAAGAATAGATTGTTATGTAGCTTCTTTTGCATTCACTTCTGTTCAGTCTGGTAAAGATTccctctttttttcctctttttccaaAACCTTTTCAGGGGCCGCTGAATCGGGAAGTGAAAATATGGGCCTCTGCAGGTGAGGAGGGCTGGTTGTTACCTAGTGATACTGAATCATGGAAGTGCACTCAAACTTTGGATATAAAGAGTTCTTTTGAACCCAAGATGGAGGATGCATTCTTTAATCAGGTCATAGCATTGCCTCGTGCAGGCCTATTTCTACTTGCAAATGCCAAGAAGAATGCTATATATGCTGTACACATAGAGTATGGACCTAATCCAGCTGCAACCCGCATGGATTACATTTCAGAGTTTACGGTCACAATGCCTATCTTGAGTCTTACTGGAACCAGTGACAGTCTACCAGATGGAGAACATATTGTCCAGGTCTACTGCGTTCAGACACAAGCAATTCAGCAATATGCACTTCACCTATCTCAGTGCCTGCCACCACCCCTGGAAAATGTGGAGTTGGAGAAATCTGACTCAACTGTTTCCCGCACTTTCAATGCTTTTGATGGTTCGACTTCTTTCACTGAGATGCCTGCAGTTAATTCACCTCCTATGCCACCTATTCTTTCAAGCAGCTCTGAAATCGGCCCAGTTGCTAGCCGTCCTGCAAACTTGTCTTCTTCTGAGGCTACTAGCATGCTGGAGGTTGCTGTTTCTGGTCTGGAAACATTGCCAACTGATGTGCCTTCTCACGTTACAGCTGAAAATATCCACACCGCATCACCTCCTCTTCCTTTGAGCCCAAGGTTAACTCGCAAATTATCTGGTATTAGAAGTCCTTTAAATAGCAATGAGCCTAATCAATCTCTCACAGACCATGGTGGTGACCAACCAGCTCCTGAATATTCGTCTGATCGGGGAATGGACTATGTCAAAGATAACGTGACTGATGTGCCTCCCTCGGATGATAATTCAAGGAAGGGTGACAAAAATGCTGCACAAAGTGATATTCCTATGGTTCCCAATCCTCCTATAGTCTTTAAACAGCCAACACACCTGGTAACTCCATCAGAGTTATTATCTACTGTTTCTTCATCATCTGAGAACTCCCAAATTAGTCGGGGCGTGAATGTGGTAGAGGCAAAGGTTCAAGATGTGAACGTTAAGAATGATGCTGAAAGCATTGAAGTAGAGGTTAAAGTCATCGGTGAGACAAGAACCAGTCAAAATAATGAATCTGACTGTCAGAGAGATTCCCACATTATGGTTGcagagaaaaaggagaaatcCTTCTATTCCCAGGCATCAGATCTTGGCATTCAGATGGCCAGAGATTGCTCTGTGGGAGCTTATAACACTAAAGAAAGTAGTATTACTAAGGCACCAAACGAACCTCCTAACGCTTGTGTGGAAGAAGATCAAGGCTTGATGAAGGATATACCTACAAAGGTTGGTGAATCAGAAACTCCAATGGCAGTTTTGCAGTCTCCAACATCAGCTCTGAAAGGCAAAAGACAAAAGGGCAAAAATGCTCAAGCGTCTGGTCCATCTTCCCCTTCTCCAAGTCCTTTTCACTCCACTGATTCATTAAACGAAACAGGTGGCAGTTCAGGTGCCCCATCTATGGAAGCCGCTTTGCCCCACTTATTGCCTATGAAGGCAATGCTTGACCAGGTGATTGCTTAAATTTGTGTGTATGTTTTAGTATTAGGTGGACATATTATGGATGAGCTTAATGCAAAATTGACTGGCATGATA
This genomic interval from Juglans regia cultivar Chandler chromosome 3, Walnut 2.0, whole genome shotgun sequence contains the following:
- the LOC108996548 gene encoding enhancer of mRNA-decapping protein 4-like; translation: MASSPGNPNLLQNQIQQIDVQKLFNPSPNPPSPFPSPSGNLNSSPSFPAPSPISSAPYPMPSSSYPPPTGPSYPFHPHFLPYPPSPLDHFQQHHQNQHQNQLLPSSARLMALLTTQNPPSPSNSNTTLDFPQLSMPFSSPSPSSPSPLPSPSSAASNTPSSAPPPTRMLSTKLPKGRHLIGDRVVYDIDVRLQGEVQPQLEVAPITKYGSDPGLVLGRQIAVNRSYICYGLKLGNIRVLNINTALRSLLRGHTQRVTDMAFFAEDVHLLASAGVDGRVFIWNIHEGTDEEDKPQITGKIVIAIQIEIDEESVHPRVCWHPHKQEILIVAIGNRILKIDTIKVGRGKVFSAEEPLKCPIDELIDGIQFVGKHDRQVTELSMCQWMSSRLASASMDGMVKVWEDRKALPLAVFKPHDGNPVNSVTFLTAPHRPDHIVLITAGPLNREVKIWASAGEEGWLLPSDTESWKCTQTLDIKSSFEPKMEDAFFNQVIALPRAGLFLLANAKKNAIYAVHIEYGPNPAATRMDYISEFTVTMPILSLTGTSDSLPDGEHIVQVYCVQTQAIQQYALHLSQCLPPPLENVELEKSDSTVSRTFNAFDGSTSFTEMPAVNSPPMPPILSSSSEIGPVASRPANLSSSEATSMLEVAVSGLETLPTDVPSHVTAENIHTASPPLPLSPRLTRKLSGIRSPLNSNEPNQSLTDHGGDQPAPEYSSDRGMDYVKDNVTDVPPSDDNSRKGDKNAAQSDIPMVPNPPIVFKQPTHLVTPSELLSTVSSSSENSQISRGVNVVEAKVQDVNVKNDAESIEVEVKVIGETRTSQNNESDCQRDSHIMVAEKKEKSFYSQASDLGIQMARDCSVGAYNTKESSITKAPNEPPNACVEEDQGLMKDIPTKVGESETPMAVLQSPTSALKGKRQKGKNAQASGPSSPSPSPFHSTDSLNETGGSSGAPSMEAALPHLLPMKAMLDQLINTQKEMQKQMNVIVSGSVIKEGKRLEGSLGRSMEKVVKANTDALWARFQEENTKQEKLEQDRLQQITNLMTNYMNKDLPAMLEKTLKKEIALVGPAVARAITPVMEKTISSAVMDSFQKGVGEKAVNQLEKSVSSKLEGTVSRQIQAQFQTSGKQILQDTLRSSLEAAIIPAFEMSCKAMFEQVDVTFQKGLSKHTTAAQQQFEATLSPLAIALRDSITSASAITQTLSGELADGQRQLLAIAASGANSKAVNPLVTQLSNGPLAGLLEMAEAPLDPTKELSRLIAEGKFEEAFTGALHRRDVSIVSWLCSQVDLQRILSTVPLPLSQGVLLALLQQLAYDISKEIPRKLAWMTDVAVAIDPQDPTIAVHVHPIFEQVYQILGHQRNLPTTSASEASSIRLLMHVINSVLMSCK